DNA from Ensifer canadensis:
TTCTCCAGAAGAATTTCTACGGCAAGGGCATGGTTGAAAACGGCGTGATGCCGCGCGGCCTTACCTGCTACGCCGCCGCCACGCCCATCGAATACAATCCGGGCAAGGCCAAGCAACTTCTGGCCGAAGCGGGTTATCCCGACGGCGTGGACATCAAGCTTGCGCAGGTCAGCAGCTGGTCTTCGAAATGGTCTGACATGAACCAGATCATTCAGGCCCAGATTAAGGAAGCCGGCTTCAACGTCCAGATCAACACGATGGACGAGTCGGCCTATCTTGCGAGCCGCAAGGCCGGGACGGTCGACAACTACACGCAAAACTGGTCCGCTGACTTCAACGATCCGGATAACTTCTTCTACACGTTCTTCAGCAAGAGCGGGACAGCGGTTCGTGGTTACAACAACAACGATACTGAAGTCTTCGCGGCTCTCGACAAGGCACGGTCGATGACCAATCCCGAGGAACGCTGCGCACTCTATCAGAAGATGACCGATCGGATCGTGCAGGAAGACGCGGCCTGGGTGCCGATGTTCAGCCTCGATCACGCCTACGTCGTCCAGCCGCGGGTGAAGAACTTCGTGGTGCCGTGGAACGGCTGGAGCGACATGAGCTACTATAAGATGGAAGTCGAATAAGACATTCGAGGTGGCGGGCGTTGTTCATCGGTGCCCGCCCCATTCCAGTGCGCGCTTGTCGCCAGTGCGCCTTCTCTGGCAGGTATCTCCTTGCAGCTCTCGCCTCAGTGAGACCCAATGAAAGACTTCTTTCGATGCTGATCTTCGTGATAAAGCGCATCGCGATTTCGATCCCCGTTCTGATCGCCATCACGGCGTTGCTTTTCATCATGCTCAATGTGATCCCCGGCGATCCCATCGCGCTGATGATGAAGGAACATGCGAGCGCCGAAGTGATCGACCGCGTGCGTGCCCAGATGCACCTCGATGATCCGCTGCTCACGCGGTATTTCAGGTTCCTTTTCGCCGCGCTGCAGGGCGATCTCGGCGTGTCGATCAAGCTCAACCGGGACGTGACGACGCTCATACTCCACGCCTTTCCGAATACGCTTCTCCTCGCGGCCAGCGCGGCGATCGTTTCCTGGGTCATCGGCATCCCCGTGGGGATTCTGTCGGCGGTTCGGCGGGGTTCCAAGCTCGACCATTTCTTCATGGGCTTCTCGCTTCTGGGCGTGTCGATGCCGATCTTCTGGTCCGCCCTGCTGATGCAGTACATCTTCGCCTTGAAACTGAAATGGCTGCCGGTATCGGGGTTCTACGGCTTCGAATATGTGATCATGCCCGCCATGGTTCTGGGGTGGAGTTCCGCAGGCGTGATCGCCCGTTTGACTCGATCCAGCCTCTTGGAAGTGATGCGCCTTGACTATATCCGAACGGCCCGGGCCAAGGGACTTCGCGAGATCCTGGTAATTCAGCGGCATGCACTCAAGAACGCGCTCATTCCCGTGGTGGCTATCATGGCGATCCAGGTTGCCACGCTTCTGTCCGGTGCGGTCATCACCGAAGCGATCTTCGGCATTCCCGGCGTCGGCCGCATCTCCGTCAACGCCATTCAGGCACGCGATATGCCGCTTCTGCAAGGGTCGGTCCTCTTTGCGACTACCCTTGTCATTATGGGGAATCTGATTGCCGATATTCTCTACTCCGTCCTCGACCCCCGCATTCGATACCAAATGAAGGGAGGATCGAAGTGACGCAATTTTCCGAAACAACGGAAGACTTTGCCGATACGAGCGAGAGCGACAGCTTCTTTCGTGAGACGGTCAGGGTCTTCTGCAGAAACCGCATGGCGGTGATCGGGCTGATCTTGGTCGGCGCTCTGGTCTTCGTTGCGATTTTTATTCCGCTTATCAGCCCCCACGATCCCTATCGCGTCGCGCTGGACGAACAGTTCTTGCCGCCGTCCACCACCTATTGGCTCGGGACAGACAATTTTGGCCGGGATCTTCTGACGCGGATTCTCTATGGCGCTCGGATCTCGTTGGTCGTCGGCATCGTGCCGAGCTTCATCTCTCTGGTGATCGGGGCCGTAATGGGCATCATCAGCGGATATTTCGGAGGCAAGACCGATGTCCTCATCATGCGCCTGGCCGATACCATGCTCGCTTTCCCGTCGCTGCTCTTGGCGATGGTCGTGATGTACACCCTGGGCGCAAACCTCTTCAACATCTTCATCGCGTTGAGCCTCGTCGGCTGGGCAGGTGTGGCGATGGTCGTGCGCTCCCAAACGCTCGCCCTCAAGGAGAAGGAATACATCGAGGCGGCGCGCGCGAACGGCACGAGCAAAGTGACGATCATGGTTCGCCACCTCTTCCCCAATGTCATCCCGACGCTGATCGTCCTGTTTTCGCTCAGCATTCCCGAGGCGATCATGTGGGAATCGAGTCTCAGCTTCCTCGGCGTGGGCGTCCAGCCACCCGAAGCGAGCTGGGGGTTGCTAGTGGCAAAGGGCAAGGAATACCTCTTCTCGGCACCGCTGGTCGCGATCATACCGGGGGTGGCAATCCTGGTCGCGGTGCTGGCGTTCAATTTTGTCGGTGACGGGCTGCGCGACGCGCTCGATCCCTACATGAAAGACTAGCGGGCGCTGCGATGACAGATCAGAGCATATTGTTAAGCGTGCGCAACCTGCGCACGGAATTCCAGACCCAGCGCGGCTCCGTCAAGGTTGTCGACGGCGTGTCGTTCGACGTCGGCCGTGGCAAAATAGTGGGACTGGTGGGAGAATCCGGCTCCGGCAAGAGCGTGACGGCGCTGTCGCTGATGGGG
Protein-coding regions in this window:
- a CDS encoding ABC transporter permease, whose protein sequence is MLIFVIKRIAISIPVLIAITALLFIMLNVIPGDPIALMMKEHASAEVIDRVRAQMHLDDPLLTRYFRFLFAALQGDLGVSIKLNRDVTTLILHAFPNTLLLAASAAIVSWVIGIPVGILSAVRRGSKLDHFFMGFSLLGVSMPIFWSALLMQYIFALKLKWLPVSGFYGFEYVIMPAMVLGWSSAGVIARLTRSSLLEVMRLDYIRTARAKGLREILVIQRHALKNALIPVVAIMAIQVATLLSGAVITEAIFGIPGVGRISVNAIQARDMPLLQGSVLFATTLVIMGNLIADILYSVLDPRIRYQMKGGSK
- a CDS encoding ABC transporter permease, producing the protein MTQFSETTEDFADTSESDSFFRETVRVFCRNRMAVIGLILVGALVFVAIFIPLISPHDPYRVALDEQFLPPSTTYWLGTDNFGRDLLTRILYGARISLVVGIVPSFISLVIGAVMGIISGYFGGKTDVLIMRLADTMLAFPSLLLAMVVMYTLGANLFNIFIALSLVGWAGVAMVVRSQTLALKEKEYIEAARANGTSKVTIMVRHLFPNVIPTLIVLFSLSIPEAIMWESSLSFLGVGVQPPEASWGLLVAKGKEYLFSAPLVAIIPGVAILVAVLAFNFVGDGLRDALDPYMKD